The Brassica napus cultivar Da-Ae chromosome C7, Da-Ae, whole genome shotgun sequence genomic interval TTTTTGTCGGTCCAATAAATGTTTTTGGCCGATGgttgaagttttcctttttcatctttttattcaGTAGTGTAATGTTACgttcctctctctttctccacTATTGATTTTGGTGAAGAATCTCAAGATGTATGTTTTAGTATGAGCTTTTGCTATTTTGGAGTGTACTTAGCCGGTGGTGAGTCTGGTGACATTGAGGATTAACCCATCATACTAATCAAAACTCTCTCGTCTCCTGTTAAGTTTCAAAATACATTGCGACTTCTTTTTGAATGAATGAAATATTGCGACTTTCAACTAAACAATTCCTAGAGAAAGGCTTTAACATTTTATAGTACTATGCGTCAAAAGCTATAATGCAAAGAGGGTGGCCTAAAAGTTAAAGACATTACCTTGGAAGCGCATAGGACGTCATGATTAACCGCTcgcttttataaaaataaaagtacagGGCATTAAAAAGTCTAGAATTCAATTTTGATCAACGAAGTTTGGCACATGAGGCCCGCACGCCATTGCTTTAgcattttatattaatagatcACTCATTAATCACGTGTTTAAATAACCCAGCTTATGATTAGCTTGGTAGATACTTATTAAGGCAATACTCATCAATAACACTTtcaaatagtataaatttaagttaTGCTTATccaacttatatataaatatctatgTTAATAAAGTTGACTAAAAAAACTCCACAATGCGCACTTCAGCGAAAACTATTCCACAATGTGACACGTCGCGTTGTTTCCTCACTCTTTGTTTCTGAAAAATAGATTGTCTACTTACGAAAGCCTCATGTTgcatttgatttatttgtttggaCCTATCATTATTCCAGAATCTCGGCccgcaagttttttttttcgatcATGTATGATCGGAACAAATTAGCCAACAAAGACTGTTGGTTTTCATAATGCATTCCTCCTGAATTCAGTCAACCACTATAATGATCTCATTAATATCGTTATCATCACTATCTCCACTCTTTCGCATTCATTAGCTCACTAACACTGCCATGGAAACGTCTGAAAACTACACCTATAACTATAAATATCATAGTTGGATTCACTAAAAATCACAAATCCCATCAAATAATTTCACATTCTCTtttcttatcaaaaaaaaaaaaaaaaattcacgtCCTCTCTCTGCAGTTCAGCTATCTTCTACTTCTAACTGAATTGAAAAGCTGAATGTTGTCGGTGTGATTGCTCATGTTGGGAAGGCGAACTCATTGGCGTCCACATGCTCTTGGTAGATGAAAGGTAAACGCAAAGAAAGTGAGATGGATGGTTGATAATTTCACGAGGCTCTCTGGTGATTCGCAGATCATGGACCATGACAAGTATGAAGTATCACATGCAATAACATCAACCTCATAAAATCATTTCCACAACACGAATTCCCAGATATCACTATATAACATTCACTCTCAAAATGAGGgcacaacacaaaaaaaaaaaatcactcagAATTGctcaaaacatatttacaaTGAGGGTTAAGTTTTGTGCCTCTCAACACACGCTATTTCCATAACAATATTAcgcaacaaataaaaatttacaataaaaaaatgtgcaaacaaaaaaataacaaaacatgtGACACCAATTACGTTTCAACTATGCATGCATATAAATTAAGAACCGGAAACCGAATTGAATCCAACAAAAAAGACAatccaaaactaaacaaaaattcaCAAACAATCGAgcggtttatatatttttgaagctGAAAAATCGAAACCGTATCATAGATACAAATACGAACCTAAAATAGTAATTATGTTTAGTtataaaattaccaaaaaattaaaatattatttataaaccaaGTACCcgaatatatgaaataaaaaaacatgtgCCACCACTGAACATGTGCAACAAAATAAATACAAGAAAAAATatgcaaacaaaaaataacaaaacatgcGCTATCACTATGGTTTCAACTATGCCTCAGcatattaattaaaaagaaaaatccgAATCGAAGccgacaaaaaaataaatctgaaacTGAACAAATTTCACAATAATCGAGTGgttcatatatttttgaaactgaAAAACTAAAACCGTGTTAGAACCGAACAAAGAACCGAATGAATActtaaaatatagattatatttagttttaaaattaccaaaaaataatattactaaaatatgaaatatccgaatatttatttatccaaaatatttaaaattatttgagtTACATGAAATAACAGAATTATCCAAATAgttatttttcaatataaatttatctgGATTATCCGATATTAAATCCCAAAACTGAAAAGATCTGATTTTCATGcgaattatccaaaataaaccaaaaatcagAATCGAATTGGAACCAAAAGTTTATTGGATATTAGTTGGTTCTTGCGATTGGTGCCCGaactaaaccaaaaaccaaaataaccaaaccaaaaaagtaaaaaaaagtttcataaataatagaatggttcctatatttctagaacaaaaaaaaaacaaaaaattgagAAAAACAAACAGGAACTGAACCGAAAACTGAACATCCATACATAGTTTCGACTGCTTGGGACTAATTCAGCACATAtctaaaaagacaaaaattatacttaatgataaatagtatatacagtagaagttttaaaaaaataaacaacaaatttataaaataattaaaccaataaatatatataaacagaaTTTATGTATAACCAAATATACTAAGGCGCGAAGCAGTCTCATAAGAGAGTGAGAAAATACATAGTTATTATCTGACTTGAGTCAATTTAGTACACCTCTTTTCCTTGctgatctttttgttttattttcgagAAAAGGTTCAGTAAACTTTTCATATGAGACCCTCTGAAAAGAGTTATTTTTGGGTTCCAACTAATAGGATTTTGTTATTCTATATTcgatagttttttaaaaaaagaagcaaaatattatcaagttatattatgtttttaaaataaaaagataacctaaaaaaatagtagtagttacaagaaaaaaaaattaaaatacttttaacaTCGTCAACAAaaaactaaactctaaaccctaaatcctaaaccctaagcccttgggtaaaccctaaaccattagataaatcttaaactctaaataaaaaatactaaacactaaaacactaaatcttaaaaacactaaacccctAATCCTAACCCTTAAACccttagataaaataaataaaaaatagtaatagttatttttaaaaaaagaaaaatttttaaatacttttaacGCCGTCATCAACAAATATTAAACTCAGCAAAacacattaaaccctaaatactaaagAGTTTTTCTTGGATTCACCCCTAGGGTGAATATGTAGGTTCACCAACAACAATATTTAGTTATTTCATATctcatatcttttaaaaaagaaaacaaaataattagtaTCTAccaagttatatatttttttaaaaataaaaagataaaaataaattaaaaatattagtagttgaaaaaaacgtttttttaatatttctaactctgtcaacaaaacactaaatcttaaactctaaatattaaaccctaaatatttgggtaaaccctaaacctttgggtaaaccctaaacccttgggtaaaagggtttacggtttaagactactattttttatttattttacttttttattttaaatataatataactcggcaaatacttattattttgtttctttttaaaaaagatatgaaatatgaaataacTAATACTTTTGGTTggtgaacccaaaaaaaaaactcaatactaaatactaaattttaaaaactaaattctaaaccctaaatatccAAAAGTTTAGGGGTTAGGATTAAAGATTTAGTGTTTGTAAGATTTAGTGTttaatgtttttgatttagggttgaagatttatctaagggtttagggtttatctaaTTTAGGGTTcgcgacgttaaaaatatttaaaaagtaattcttttttttctgaaactactactattttttatttttttttttaattttttttattttaaaaacataatataacttgacaatactttaaaaaatattgaaaataaaataacaaaatactaTTAGTTGGTGAAACCAAGAAAAACTCCTCAGACAATATCAGAgacatacaaaaaaaatgatctcAATTTAATGCAAGATTTCCTCTTCAATCTAGAAAATAACGAGTAAATGTTTATCTCATTATAAAAAGGGGAAGGGAAATGTTTGATGGGCTTGTTTTGTTGTATCTGGGTTTCCTCTTGAGCATATCACTTGTTTGATGGACTTAGTTATGTCATCATTTTATCATTATATTaacatatcatcatcatcagctgAGTTCAACATCTGCTTGACATTTTCTgtttactaggataagacccgcgccttgcgtggaattaagttattatttttattatattttggagaatgaaacaatagtttggcttcatttggattaggggtgttcaatccagatatcgggttggttttgattcggttcggtttttttcggtattttggttagtaaaatataactactattctaaatccatatttactttgactttagtctttcacatacttttgaaagatttcaactggacaactaaattgatcagccaatcttgttgctttaaatcattagtatatatatatatatataaaaatatatatatattatttagtttgaatatttattaaataaaaattcatatgcgttatattttatgatcatttgtaacttattataacaaaaaaaataatctattgatcacaaaattttcagagtgagaatcttcaaatttctaataatatatagacgttttgaaaaattcaaaatataacatataagtatatttttattatatatttaatgtgattttttaatatcttttaataatataaaattaaaaaaagaactaagataccaaaattgttatcaaatatttattattcataataattaattttcatatatacgttaatcatattaggtaatttcgtagcttctaattaaggaaaatgcaaaaacaatatttggtagattatttatcaattcgaatatttgatagttagtttaataaaaaatataatgtaagttaagatggaccaacctatttttttaagaatagtatattttatatagtcatttattaaatgagaatttataatcatacacttctatgatcattcatatcgttttataactgaatatttaaatcatcgataacaaaattttcaatgtgaaatctttaataagtttataatttataaatgtttttgaaaattcattgaaagttttaatattaaaatacttatgtaatcttatggtatatagtttaatatatatatatatatgttttattattaaatgatattttttactcatatggttttaaaatcatgtgtatcttcttataatattaaataaaagttcatattaatacaattttatgatcatttgtaacttattatgacaaaaaaaataaactattgatcacaaaattttaagagtggtgatcttcaaatttctaataatttatagacgttttgaaaaattcaaaatataacatataaaaaaatataaatgtttttattatatatttaatgtgatttttaatatcttttaataatataaattttttaaaaagaactaagatacaaaaattgttatcaaatatttattattcataataattaatttttacatatatgttaatcatattaggtaatttcgtagcttttatttaaggaaagtgcaaaacattttttggtacgttatttatcaattcgatagttagtttaataaaaagtgtaatataagttaagatggaccaacctatttttctaagaatagtatattttatatagttatttattaaataagaatttataatcatacggttctatgatcattcatatcattttataacaaaatatttaaatcatcgataacaaaattttcaatctgaaatctttaataagtttataatttataaatgttcttgaaaattcattgaaacttttaatattaaaatatttatgtaatcctatggtatatagtgtttaatctatatatatatatatatttattttattattaaatgatattttttactcatatggttttaaaatcatgtgtatattcttataataaaaatgttaaaccattgatcattaatttttaacataataattttaatagttttagtcatttattgtcgtttttaaaaattcaaaatataacatatacgaaaaaatctaaattttacttttatagctaatttgattgtttaatttattttaataatataaaattaaacaaaaaatgatggaggagatataaattgttatcaaatctttattattaaaatcattaattgtcatatatatattagtcatttatggtaattcggtaggtttgatttaaggaaaaaaaatagcatatcatatcattatatcatatagtttgaccaacttatgtatctaacaacatataaaaatcgaatgtggacctacttattttttaattgaatgtaattgactacctaactGAGTGCCACCTATACATTGgggcctattttaattaatacaaaattgaggttacatcttttcaaatgttcctcaattaatatatagggataTTTCGGCTTACGTTTGATGTACTTTCTGGGCCAAATGCTCAGTGACATCCCTATCCCACAATGAGAACATGGCCTTTGGTCCATATCATAAGCCAGATATATGACCAAGTCACTAGCCTAAACAAATTTTGACATGCATTTACGTTTGAATATTAAAATATCATGTTTtgtaaacattaaaatatagtcAGAACTTTAAAAGCATTATTCGTAGCTTTAAACAATTTGAACTCAAATTTCAAACATgtaacaatttattttaaataaaattatacatgatgtcaagaagaaaaatacaaataatctaagtttaaaataatcaaattatataagtaacaCGTTTTGCTAAATGAGTGATTTTCATAAACAAGCTTTAACAGTGGACCAAAACACTCGTAAAAATCTACACAAATCTCCATTCTAAAATGTcagtaaaaaatttaaacaaattcATAACTCCTCATACATAGCCTATTTCAAACAAAATCCACAACCATATACTATTAAATGAATCTTATGTGATACTCTTTTTATAGTTTccttcaaaaaaaattgagcAGAAATTAGGGAAAGGTGTAGATTAAAAAAAGGCATAAATGTAAAGAACaagtaaactataaaataaaaatctgaacTTATAGTATAGGTCGTCATGTGTGTTGTTGATGTATAAAGAGCTGTAAAGGGACGTCTTCTCTCGTAAAACAATAATCATCCAAACTAGGCCTAATCCAAacaaccttcttcttcttctctctctctctctctgactcTCTGTCAAAGCTTCCGTCATCACACAGTACAGAGACTGACACTATTCTTTGACTTCAGACACTCACTTTCCTAACTAAAACAGTTTCCCACACTTCAAGAATCACACTTTCACCATGATCACATGGCACGACCTCTACACGGTCCTCACGGCGGTGATCCCACTCTACGTGGCGATGATCCTCGCATACGGCTCCGTCCGGTGGTGGAAAATCTTCTCACCGGACCAATGCTCCGGAATAAAACGCTTCGTCGCGATATTCGCCGTCCCTCTCCTCTCCTTCCACTTCATCTCCACCAACAACCCTTACGCCATGAACCTCCACTTCATCGCCGCCGACACGCTCCAGAAGCTGATCATGCTCTCCCTCCTCACCCTCTGGGCCAACTTCACGCGCGCGGGCAGCCTCGAGTGGAGCATCACCATCTTCTCCCTCTCCACGCTCCCCAACACGCTCGTCATGGGCATCCCTCTCTTGATCGCCATGTACGGCGAGTACTCCGGCTCGCTCATGGTCCAGGTCGTCGTTCTCCAGTGTATAATCTGGTACACgctcctcctcttcttgttcGAGTACAGAGGGGCCAAGATTCTGATCATGGAGCAGTTCCCGGAGACGGCGGCTTCGATAGTTTCTTTCAAAGTCGAGTCCGACGTCGTTTCGTTGGACGGGCACGATTTTCTTGAGACGGACGCTGAGATTGGAGACGACGGGAAGTTACACGTCACGGTGAGGAAGTCAAACGCTTCTCGGAGATCTTTTTGCGGTGCTAACATGACTCCGCGTCCGTCGAATCTCACCGGAGCTGAGATTTATAGTCTTAGCACGACGCCGAGAGGCTCTAATTTTAACCACTCGGATTTTTATTCGGTGATGGGATTTTCCGGTGGCCGGCTCTCGAACTTCGGTCCGGCGGATATGTATTCTGTTCAGTCGTCGAGGGGACCCACTCCGAGACCTTCGAATTTCGATGAGAGTTGTGGGATGGTTTCATCTCCTAGATTCGGTTATTACCCGGGTCCAACCGGGTCGTACCCGGCTCCGAATCCGGAATTTTCATCCTCAGCCGCTAGTAAAAGCCATCCTACCGGAGGTAAGTTGAAAAGTCATGATGCTAAGGAGCTTCATATGTTTGTCTGGGGATCCAACGGGTCACCCGTTTCGGATAGACCGGGTCTTCAAGTATCCGGTGGATCTAATGAACAAGCGGGAGTATCCGATCAGGGAGCGAAAGAGATCCGGATGTTAGTCTCTGATCCTCCAGAAGCTGCTCCGACAAATGGAGAATTTGGCGGTGAAGAAGAGTCAGGGAAGGTGAAGGAAGTGCCAAACGGGCTGCACAAGCTTCGGTGTAACTCCACGGTGGAGCTAAACCCTAAAGAAGCGGTGGAAACGGGTGAAACCGGACAGGGAAAACATATGCCGCCGGCGAGTGTGATGACTCGGCTGATACTGATAATGGTGTGGAGGAAACTGATCAGAAACCCAAACACTTACTCTAGTCTCATTGGTCTAATTTGGGCTCTTGTGGCCTTCAGGTAACTAATCAAGAACCAATCAAtagtaaaactaaaatttattagcATTATGTGATTTATACAAAAGAGTTGTGATTGGATTATGATTATTATGAAAGGTGGAATGTGGCAATGCCTAAAATCATTCAAGGATCAATCTCAATTCTCTCTGATGCGGGTCTTGGTATGGCAATGTTCAGTTTAGGTAAGTCTTATCTTCTTTACTCTGTTTCTGTTCTTTTTTTAGCTTAATTACGCCAATCCACAGTCCACAGTCACAAACGCAACCGTACGGAAAGTTCggtatattttaagatttttgggGGTGACCTGTTATTGGATGGACCATCCGACATGTAGGGTCAATGATACGGCATCATATTATAGAACTGGTCGTTGTGGAAAGACATACCTCGTGTTCTTTGATAGTTTTCGTGGTCCCCAATATTAAGTGGAAGTTGATTGGAGTTTACATTCATTTACATTTGACGTGTATGATATCATTATATACTGGATTTAGATTACACTTACATGATGTATGAAAtcatcatttattattttgagtgGAAACTAATTAATCGATTATGAAAAACAATGAAGGGTTGTTCATGGCGTTGCAACCTAAGTTAATAGCTTGCGGAAattctacagcaacttttgcaATGGCGGTGAGGTTCTTGACTGGACCAGCAGTAATGGCCGTTGCAGCCATGGCTATTGGATTACGGGGAGATCTATTACGCGTGGCCATAGTTCAGGTAAATAGATTTGATGTTGCTTATTTTATTATGACAAAACCACTAATGAGATCTTGTGGTAACTCTTTGTAGGCTGCATTGCCACAAGGAATCGTGCCATTTGTGTTTGCAAAAGAATACAATGTTCATCCGGCAATCTTAAGTACAGGGTAAGTGTATTATATTGAACAAAGAGAAATTTTCATGCTTAATATAAGATTACTGACTAATATTGTTGATGTTTTATGTGGATTGAAATTGCAGGGTAATATTTGGAATGCTTATCGCACTACCGATCACACTTGTTTACTACATTCTACTCGGGCTATAAGCTCGGTAATGGTAAAGTTTTGCTTCAGTCAAAACAAGATCGTTCCAAATTTAGTGGAACAAAACTAGAGAATGTCCAAGATGTTTAGTAAAGTTAGTGACCAAGATGTGATTTGAGGATCCAAAAGTCCCTTTCTTGTCAAAACTTTCCTATGGATTATTTGAGAAGAGACAAGCAACGGGAAACAAGGGCAACGAGACAAAAGCaaccaacaaaaagaaaaaaaatataaaagagcCTGATGACATATTTGATTTTTGAATTTCTCCTTTTACTGCCTGTGTCTTTTGAAGTAGGTAGGCATTGCGCTAGGATTAAAACGTTTCAGGTCTTTGTTACTACTGTACGCTGTGTTTTGTGGAAAGTGTGCTTTTGTATGTTATCACTTTTTTACTGAGTCTACTCGGTCTGACAGTGAATTAAAGAAAATACACCAAACGAAAGATAATTTTGCTAGTAGACTTTTAGATAATGTTGAGAGCATTGGTAGTACACCACTTGAGAAACATCTAGTTACCATCCAACTCGAGCATTGGTTTCTTAATTTTCCATAATGAGTGGGAAGAAATGGGTTAGGCGCTTTTGCACTTCAACCTTTTTGTGTCGTCGCTTAGTAACTTTGTGATGTAATTGGCAGTCACATACTCACATATATAGAGAAACAAAAAGGTTAATTAACAGACAGAAAAAgtcaaaaggaaaataaaacgaaattgaaaatgaaaacatataaaaagtAATTAAGAAAAATGTATAAAGCTACttcttttgctttttattttgtaaagtgCTTTACTGCTCTAATTGTTTGCTTATTCTTTTGTTTCCCTATTTTCTGGGTATATTATCAAATAGGTATAAGAAAACGATTGAAAATGACCCATTTTTAGGTAAATACTAGATATGAATCCGCGTTGTGCGAGGATATTATTTTGCTAAATCTTCATTAAAATTAttctaattatattattatatttttaaatttatgatttatattttaagttatataATATGcacataaatatgtatatatatatatatattattttgacacATGTATAATATATTTCCATACATGTATATGTGTTATTTTATAATGCATAATGTTTCATATGAAGTAATTTAGTAGTTTGATTTGATGATTAATTGtgatattaattttcttaattaaggagttaatagtagataaaaattatattgttttccttttacattatataaaataatttgttttaaataatttaaatatttaataattttaaccaaaataatttttttaatctaatttatttaatttttagattttgtataattgttttagatttttttgaattttttccaattatttcaaaattttgatgtatttgtattatttatttaatgtttaaaaaaaaaaaaaaacttgatacaTCATCATTTTAACCTACAAAATGAATAGTACCAGTCATCTGTTTGACTTGAAGAATAAGTAAACTCCATTGGAGGtttgttatgataaaaatgtcactttaaagtgttagtaaaaaaaattcagtgTTTAAAGTGTCAGTATGTGCCACTTTGAGAGTTTTTAATATGCGATTTtcctattaaaaattatatatgattaATTGTGCTCTAGATATCCCATACTAAGCATTATGaaataagaattaaaaacattccgtataatcttttttttttgagaatcgTTAGGCATATTCTAAATTTAGCTTTCAGGGGTCACTAAATCATATTCCGAaattagttttaagaaaattcagatatagaatataaataatatagatgaGAAGTTGTTACGTTGGAAAGGAACTCGAAAATATAAGGGAAAATATCTTCAAAATAACCAATTTACTTTTCAAATCTAACATGGTATAggtatgaaaaatatattagtgtAGATTTGATCAAATAGATAACAACTGTGGTTAGAATATTCGGCTTAAATTATTGTACGTAGATCTTTTTAGAtatacaaattttcaaaaaaattaaaatacactaTTATAACACaacactattatatatatatgtaccgttttttactaaactcaacttatttttatttaaatgaatgACTATAATTTATATTAGATATGTATGTAATATAAAGAATTGTACTGTGTTACGTAGAAAATATGAGAAAACGTTTGTAATGTAATGTGTCAATCGGATCTAGACTTACATGATTTGAATATGACATTCAAGCTTATTTGTTTACTATGTTGTGTTTATAATAGCAGGTTAGAAAATGTGATAATGTAAGCTTAAGAGAGGAATAAGTGATTTTGGATTATATGCCATTTGATAGACTTATAATAAAAGTCATATTCAAACCTCACGTAAGTATAGAGATTGTTAGAATGTTTAGTATTGTGAAAGATGGAGAAATATGAATTGATCAGGTTTTTGGT includes:
- the LOC106431006 gene encoding auxin efflux carrier component 7-like, with amino-acid sequence MITWHDLYTVLTAVIPLYVAMILAYGSVRWWKIFSPDQCSGIKRFVAIFAVPLLSFHFISTNNPYAMNLHFIAADTLQKLIMLSLLTLWANFTRAGSLEWSITIFSLSTLPNTLVMGIPLLIAMYGEYSGSLMVQVVVLQCIIWYTLLLFLFEYRGAKILIMEQFPETAASIVSFKVESDVVSLDGHDFLETDAEIGDDGKLHVTVRKSNASRRSFCGANMTPRPSNLTGAEIYSLSTTPRGSNFNHSDFYSVMGFSGGRLSNFGPADMYSVQSSRGPTPRPSNFDESCGMVSSPRFGYYPGPTGSYPAPNPEFSSSAASKSHPTGGKLKSHDAKELHMFVWGSNGSPVSDRPGLQVSGGSNEQAGVSDQGAKEIRMLVSDPPEAAPTNGEFGGEEESGKVKEVPNGLHKLRCNSTVELNPKEAVETGETGQGKHMPPASVMTRLILIMVWRKLIRNPNTYSSLIGLIWALVAFRWNVAMPKIIQGSISILSDAGLGMAMFSLGLFMALQPKLIACGNSTATFAMAVRFLTGPAVMAVAAMAIGLRGDLLRVAIVQAALPQGIVPFVFAKEYNVHPAILSTGVIFGMLIALPITLVYYILLGL